A window of the Lolium perenne isolate Kyuss_39 chromosome 7, Kyuss_2.0, whole genome shotgun sequence genome harbors these coding sequences:
- the LOC139834186 gene encoding uncharacterized protein, which translates to MHMIRNEGAHSHRWNIIKAACSKFHGYYEKIKVRKESGKTMVDWMIDALKMYKSQYEDKDFHFMHCFKKLEGCKKWDAIRLTLNKDDVGEDGPVDPAGASTGRPIGNKKAKAEGNAADIGRHGRIPREDDILLLNGEQGSSG; encoded by the exons ATGCACATGATCCGGAACGAGGGCGCCCACTCTCACCGTTGGAACATCATCAAGGCGGCATGTAGCAAGTTCCATGGCTACTATGAGAAGATTAAGGTCCGGAAGGAGAGCGGCAAGACGATGGTGGATTGG ATGATCGACGCCCTCAAGATGTACAAGAGCCAATACGAGGACaaagatttccacttcatgcattGCTTCAAGAAACTAGAGGGTTGCAAAAAATGGGACGCCATCCGCCTCACTCTCAACAAGGACGACGTCGGGGAAGATGGGCCGGTCGATCCCGCTGGCGCCTCCACCGGGCGCCCCATtggcaacaagaaggccaaggccgAGGGAAATGCGGCCGACATTGGCCGCCATGGACGCATCCCTCGAGAAGATGATATCCTCCTTCTCAACGGAGAACAAGGAAGCAGCGGATAG